The DNA sequence CCAATACTTCTAcgttgaaaatatatataacaaaatatatcttcctatatcttaaaagtgtgTATAacgtgaataataataaacaatgatTACTGTTCACGTTAAACTATAATGAATAGTGATTACTGTCCACATTAAAAACTAgcagtaatgaacaataattactGTTCACGAATCAATGTTCACGTTAAAAgtcaacagtaatgaatagtgattagaaaaattaagaattgaGACTTTAAATCTCAACCTTTCATCTTGAATCTCCAGAATTGATCTAACAGCAgaggttaaaatattaaaaataaacaaacttaaaatagataattaaaatataaattcaattttaatttataaaatattaatcttttatcattaaataaaaaatagaattttattaactatttttaagagaataaaatcatataaataattagagtttttaatataatttaaacctcataatattcttaattaactaaaatcatttagataaaatgatttttttagtaCTCCCTGAGTCATTGAGTAATGTGGTTAaattctacaattcatatattttgttaagaaaactattgctagaatatctaaaatcttttaattttcatattactcatattactgtAATATTGTATTATCATtatgatgcttgttaaaatttatttttatattcatgtacattaaattattgactaattaattttattttaaaaaatatattatttttacattttgtagaTATTAGTCACTAGgaaaacgtgcattgcacgtcaCTCACtactagaatatatatatatatatatatatagttcaattATAAAACAATAGAGGAGATATGGGCCATCCAGTCTCCATCCCATGGGCGCGTAGTTGCCACGTGCCATCACAGGAGCGCAGAAATGCAGATGATCAGCAGATCAATCCAGTTGATGTCAGATTTCTCACTATGTTATTGCTTTCTAAACAATGATCTCGAAAAAGGGTATGAGAATCTCtccaaaaatcatataattaagaCAACAAGCAACAATGCACCTGCCACTCTCACCACTTTCAGCGGAGGATCCATCGCTACCAGCGGTGGTTCCATATAttgtttacaattttttacGAACAACTTATTTTCGTCTTTTAAGACGGCGTCCTCTTTGTAAGACATGAGTGACGACcaaaaaatgagttgtaaaaactcacttttttttctttttatccatCACTTTACATTGTTGTTATTGTTCTACGATGTTTGTTGGAGAACCCCGACCCCTTTTCTTGTATCATGTTTTCTAATGAAATATAATtgcttgcttaaaaaaataatgagtaaataaaacaatagagCATGCAcgatattaataaaaaaaaacatccaaCTTCAATTCCTTGCATTAATATCGATCACTGGTAATGGACTttactctattatatatatagatacaagtATATTTTAGTATCGAAATGTAAAAAATGGACATCTATAGTGGGTactcattctctttcttttagGGGTTATGAAGTGGTTCTTAAGCAACTTTATGAACCTTGGTGGCTAGCTAGCCCTTAATGGCCAGCCGTATGTTACACTTAGAGGGGCTATTTATATAGTCCCTCCCCCCTTTGGATATGATTCTAGTCAAGTTTGTAACAACTAAGGGAAAATCTCTTTCAAATAGTTCTCTCTAGTTTCGACATTTAGGCTGTAGAATATGTGAGTATTACTCTGATATATTACTACGTAGCACACTCCACTATCGATACGAGagatttcaaatgaacaatAATGACGATGAAGAATCTGTAGAACAATTacattaaattcaaaatatttttgatgaGGTAATACCGCTTCCGCTGTGTactttaattgatttttttttttttttgtcactcaTTACATGCGATTCTCATTGATTCTCTGCGCGTTGTTTCTAAACCATCTGGATACTGATGATTGCcgttcataaaattatttaacacaTTTTTTTACGAGTACTAGCACTGCTACAATAtgatttatttacaattttacttattatttttatcagttttcttttaaaaatcaaatttcattgGGCAAAACTTTTATTGATAGAACTAACGGCCATGACTTGATCTTGTTGTCTCCGGTACACGatacaatattaatttaatttctttcagAAATTCTATCACgcattctattatatattactCTTCTGAACTAGATGAACAGTTGACTTACAACTTACAGATTAAGATCGAGGGGATTAAATCAGTGAATTGAAATTATAAACCACAAGTTAcaagatcatgatatatataatttatatataattggatattgatatatatatatatatatatgtatatataatattgttttgttttaagatattgcagaaataacaattaaaataacttataatttagaattaacGAAAGTAGTAGTGCTGCTGCTGCCGCTTCCAACAAAGAATTTTCCAGTTGGTAGCTCCTGAGGAGGAAGCAGGAGCAGCCTAGCTCCAACATCCGCAGCGCCCTCGGCTGTATGCTTTCCTTTGCCACCAGTCATAGATGTCTGAGTGAAACCGGGACAAAAGCAATTCACACTTATATCTCTTCCCACCTCGTACCGCTTTGCTAAAACCCTTGTGTATGCATTTAGTGCCAGCTTTGACACTGCATAATCTGTCCATAATTTTGGCCACCCTTGCCACTCCCATCTTCCATTTTTCACATCTTGAAGAAACAAACTTACCACAGCCTCGATCTGCTCCACCGACAAATTTTCACTTTCTAGTATGTTTTTTATATCTGGGTTCCTGAGCTTCTGCAGTAGTACGCATCATTGATTAAGAATCAGTGCTGATCATGAAGCTGTGGATCATGTTCATGATCATGTGAATGGTACTTGAAATTAATGTAAGTACTACTTACGTTTAGTGAGCCAAGTCTAGAGCTAATGTTAAGAATCCGACTAGTGGAAGGGGAGCGACGAAACATGGGCAAGAGAGCCTCAGTAAGTAACTTTGCTCCATAGAAATTGGTATTGATCACTGTCTCTGCATGCTTCACTGAATTCTCATTGATCTCATTGAAGGAGACAGCTGCATTATTCACCTGATTATTGGAGGATCGATAAAGTTAATTTATCATCATAAAGATCAAGActgtagtagtactactggaATTAAAACACTAAGCAGCTAGAAACTAATAAgggaaccatgcatgcatgccgcaAATATACTCGAATTAATAACAAatacttattttctttttcgatCTTTGACGCTTATGGCCAGAGATCAGATATAATATAGCCTAGCATTACACATGATTATCTGGCATCTATATAAAGGATTGAAATTTGGACTTTGATCTCTTATGGAATAAAGAGTGACAACATATGTCATGACATTGAAAAAATCTTCAATTGGATTTCAGGAATTTTCTCAAACCTGTAAAGAGacaatcctctctctctctctctctctctctctctctctctccacaatataatatataagatatcGGAGCATATTTTCTCTACAATTTAATAAGAGGTGTTATAGGTTCAAATTAACGAAGTCTTGTTGCTAATTAAACAACCAAAATCAGAGCTTCAGCCAGAAAATACTCAAATATATCTTTGTTCTAATTTCATCTGATCTTTGGGTATCCCCAGTACATGAATGGATCATTAGCAATAAGTTTTTCATACAACAAGCCTTTTTAAGACGAAATTCCGGTGCCGTAGCATAAATTTGGTTAAGAATAGTTTCGTTTCTTGCAATATTGCAGAAACCATAATGTTCTGGGATAACAAGAAGTGGAAGTCGGCAGACATCAAATGAGGCGTGTAAGACGGATCCAGCAGCTCTCGCTGTGGAACGGTCAACACATATGCAATACCTTAAAAGAACGGGATCAATATATGATTTCAGTAACCGCTGAAAATATCAGAACCAaatcaaaaaaacaaatagaaagtCTTTTCTTTGTCTACTGTGCCATTTCTTGTCGTTTTTGTGTTCCTAATTTCTTCGCTTTCATTATGTATGTCTGTAGCCGGccagaaaaatttataatatctataatatatatatatatatgtatgtatgtatgtatgtatttattatgCATAATGAACATGTGAATTCTGCATGTGCAGGAACACAACTTACGAGGATATCCAACGTTCCGAATTTCATACGGAACAATGCTACGAAAGTCTTGATCGAAGCAGGGTCGGAGACATCGAGGCTTAAGAAGTGAACGTGAAGTCCTTGCGCTCTCAGCGCCTGAGCTGCACAGTGCCCCCGCTCGGAGTCTCTAGCAGTTAAGATTACAGTGAGTCCCAATTCTGCCAAGCGCTGCACCAGTGCAAACCCAATCCCCCGGTTCGCTCCGGTGACGATAGCCACCGTTTCCTTGGACCACCACCTTCttgaaacaatatatatatatatggtacatgAATACATGAGAAGCTAGCTAAAGTGAAAAAGATTGTGTATGCAATGTGTGTGGGCTTGAGATAGATATACAGAAAGAGTCATGTTAGCGTACTACTGcgtgtgtattatatatacctGGTTGAAGGGaggaaaggagaggaaaaagggACAGCTTGAGCTGGTTCCTTGGCGGACTCCATTTTTCTGCAGATCAAGAAGAGCTAAGAGATTTGTGTATTTATATAGATGGAAGTGAAGAGGGAGATGCCATGCGTAGTATATAGATTAAATTAAGAGTTGTATTCATATACACACAATACATTGCACAACATATTACatgacaataatattataaaatgaagatatttttataaaataatattacttctataaaatattttttatattttttatttaaaatatagttataaaaaattttataaaaaatattatgtataaattattttccttaaattaatAAGGCAAGCTAGACGGTGGCAAGGGCAACGCGCTCTTGTATATGTAATTGAAAATGGCCATTGGCCCCCACCGTTTACTCATACCTACATATCAAAAAAAAGGATTGCCCTAACTTCACGACGTTGATATATTCTCTGATCATTGCTGCACCATAACTCAAATGACCCGATCaagtatttattattgttatgagAAATTAATACTATAAAGAAATCTTACATCATACACTTGATCCACCTAAGGtcctaatatttattattatttttcattctatttaaacacatgacatatttaagcattaagatagaaagataaaaatgataaatcacatattgattaagTGTAAGTGTCCGGTTTCAGACTTCCATGATAAATTAAACACAAAAGCCGGTTGACTCCATGATcaattctaacaaaatttgGAAAACCGACCTCTACTTgaccatttaatatatatatatatagattattttgtttataagttATGCATGTTTTATACTATATACCAAATGATCCCATCCCATtgcgctagctagctagctagaccGGATGACATGCATTAGTAATTATCAATTACCCTTGgatcaacttaattaatttgttgttaaataaacaaaaatcaatggTTATTGACAATGCCACATAAGCATAATgtgataaaaatgagatgaaggtatattttataattaaatatatatatttatacattggTAAGATTAATCAGCTtgctaatatatatgataattacaCAATAGTTTTGctgttatatataaatctaaccACTATAGTACTGATCGATcccaaataattatatatgaaaaaaattgtttatcatattttttatgatcatcATCCTCTCAATATGATCTATTGATATGTCATTAAATAATAgtctcataaataaaatataataaataattttcaatcatttaatactacattataaaattatgatgagatggtaatgataaaatgaatgtactcattatatatttatgtccATGGTTTCTATGCCTGCATATTGACAGTTAGTGCATGCCATTAATAATACTACGACGTTTAATCCATGCAGATGGCAAAAAACACGATCGAGCTGGTTTGACTATAAAGCTGAAGAAACCAAATAagcgtgtgtgtatatatatatatatatatatatatatatatactatatattccTCGTATTCAATAGACTTA is a window from the Juglans regia cultivar Chandler chromosome 7, Walnut 2.0, whole genome shotgun sequence genome containing:
- the LOC109021483 gene encoding (+)-neomenthol dehydrogenase-like; this translates as MESAKEPAQAVPFSSPFLPSTRRWWSKETVAIVTGANRGIGFALVQRLAELGLTVILTARDSERGHCAAQALRAQGLHVHFLSLDVSDPASIKTFVALFRMKFGTLDILVNNAAVSFNEINENSVKHAETVINTNFYGAKLLTEALLPMFRRSPSTSRILNISSRLGSLNKLRNPDIKNILESENLSVEQIEAVVSLFLQDVKNGRWEWQGWPKLWTDYAVSKLALNAYTRVLAKRYEVGRDISVNCFCPGFTQTSMTGGKGKHTAEGAADVGARLLLLPPQELPTGKFFVGSGSSSTTTFVNSKL